The following proteins are encoded in a genomic region of Stutzerimonas stutzeri:
- the asd gene encoding aspartate-semialdehyde dehydrogenase gives MKRVGLIGWRGMVGSVLMQRMLEERDFDLIEPVFFTTSNVGGQGPSIGKDIAPLKDAYSLDELKTLDVILTCQGGDYTSEVFPKLREAGWKGYWIDAASTLRMQDDAVIVLDPVNRKVIDHQLDAGTLNYIGGNCTVSLMLMGLGGLFEHGLVDWMSAMTYQAASGAGAQNMRELIKQMGSINASVADELADPASAILEIDRKVAECQRSESFPVDNFGVPLAGSLIPYIDKELPNGQSREEWKAQAETNKILGRFKSPIPVDGICVRVGAMRCHSQALTIKLNKDVPISDIEGMISQHNPWVKLVPNHRDASMQELSPTSVTGTLSVPVGRLRKLNMGSHYLGAFTVGDQLLWGAAEPLRRMLRILLER, from the coding sequence ATGAAACGTGTAGGTCTGATCGGTTGGCGCGGCATGGTCGGTTCCGTGCTCATGCAGCGGATGCTGGAAGAGCGGGATTTCGACCTGATCGAGCCAGTGTTCTTCACCACCTCCAACGTAGGCGGTCAGGGCCCCTCGATCGGCAAGGACATTGCCCCGCTGAAAGACGCCTATAGCCTCGATGAGCTGAAGACGCTCGATGTGATCCTCACCTGCCAGGGCGGTGACTACACCAGCGAGGTCTTCCCGAAGCTGCGCGAAGCGGGCTGGAAGGGCTACTGGATTGATGCCGCGTCGACGCTGCGCATGCAAGACGATGCCGTCATCGTGCTCGACCCGGTCAACCGTAAGGTGATCGATCATCAGCTGGATGCCGGCACGCTCAACTACATCGGTGGCAACTGCACCGTCAGTCTGATGCTGATGGGGCTCGGCGGCCTGTTCGAGCACGGCCTGGTCGACTGGATGAGCGCCATGACCTATCAGGCGGCCTCCGGTGCCGGCGCGCAGAACATGCGTGAGCTGATCAAGCAGATGGGCAGCATCAATGCATCGGTCGCCGATGAGCTCGCCGATCCGGCCAGCGCTATCCTCGAAATCGATCGCAAGGTTGCCGAGTGCCAGCGCTCCGAGAGCTTCCCGGTCGATAACTTCGGCGTTCCGCTGGCCGGTAGCCTGATCCCCTACATCGACAAGGAGCTGCCGAACGGCCAGAGCCGGGAGGAATGGAAGGCGCAGGCGGAGACCAACAAGATCCTGGGTCGTTTCAAGAGCCCGATTCCAGTGGACGGCATCTGCGTGCGTGTGGGTGCGATGCGCTGCCATAGCCAGGCGTTGACCATCAAGCTGAACAAGGATGTCCCTATTTCGGATATCGAAGGCATGATCAGCCAGCACAACCCCTGGGTGAAGCTCGTTCCGAACCATCGTGATGCAAGCATGCAGGAACTGAGTCCGACTTCTGTGACCGGTACCTTGAGCGTCCCGGTTGGGCGCTTGCGGAAACTGAACATGGGCTCGCATTATCTCGGCGCCTTCACTGTCGGCGACCAGTTGCTCTGGGGTGCTGCCGAGCCGTTGCGCCGCATGCTGCGCATCCTGCTCGAGCGATGA
- the leuB gene encoding 3-isopropylmalate dehydrogenase — MSKQILILPGDGIGPEIMAEAVKVLQLANDKFQLDLQLSYDELGGAAIDKYGVPLADETLERARAADAILLGAVGGPKWDTIDPAIRPERGLLKIRSQLGLFGNLRPALLYPQLAEASSLKPEIVAGLDILIVRELTGGIYFGQPRESTVLENGERMAFDTLPYSESEIRRIAKVGFDMARVRGKKLCSVDKANVLASSQLWRAVVEEVAKDYPDVELSHMYVDNAAMQLVRAPKQFDVIVTDNMFGDILSDEASMLTGSIGMLPSASLDSNNKGMYEPCHGSAPDIAGQGIANPLATILSVSMMLRYSFNQVVAADAIEQAVSNVLDEGLRTGDIWSDGCQKADTQAMGDAVVAALAKL; from the coding sequence ATGAGCAAACAGATTCTGATTCTTCCCGGTGATGGCATCGGTCCGGAAATCATGGCCGAAGCGGTCAAGGTGCTACAGCTCGCCAATGACAAGTTTCAGCTCGACTTGCAGCTGAGCTATGACGAGTTGGGCGGGGCGGCGATCGACAAGTACGGCGTGCCGTTGGCTGACGAGACCCTGGAGCGGGCCCGCGCCGCCGATGCCATCCTGCTCGGTGCTGTTGGCGGGCCGAAGTGGGACACCATCGACCCGGCCATCCGTCCTGAGCGCGGCCTGCTGAAGATTCGTTCGCAACTGGGCCTGTTCGGCAACTTGCGTCCGGCACTGCTGTATCCGCAGTTGGCCGAAGCCTCCAGCCTGAAGCCCGAAATCGTTGCGGGCCTGGATATTCTGATCGTTCGCGAACTGACTGGCGGCATCTATTTCGGCCAGCCGCGTGAGAGCACGGTGCTGGAGAACGGCGAGCGCATGGCCTTCGACACGCTGCCCTACAGCGAGAGCGAGATCCGGCGCATTGCCAAGGTCGGCTTTGACATGGCTCGTGTACGCGGCAAGAAACTCTGCTCGGTGGACAAGGCCAACGTCCTGGCCTCCAGCCAACTCTGGCGCGCCGTGGTGGAAGAGGTCGCGAAGGATTATCCGGATGTCGAGCTCAGCCACATGTACGTCGACAACGCGGCGATGCAGCTGGTACGCGCGCCGAAGCAATTCGACGTGATCGTGACCGACAATATGTTCGGCGACATCCTGTCGGACGAGGCCTCCATGCTCACCGGCTCGATCGGCATGCTGCCGTCGGCGTCTCTGGATTCGAACAACAAGGGCATGTACGAACCCTGCCACGGCTCGGCGCCGGATATCGCAGGCCAGGGCATTGCCAATCCGCTGGCAACCATCCTTTCGGTGTCAATGATGCTGCGCTACAGCTTCAACCAGGTCGTGGCCGCGGATGCCATCGAGCAGGCTGTCAGCAACGTCCTCGACGAGGGCTTGCGTACCGGTGATATCTGGTCCGATGGCTGCCAGAAGGCCGATACTCAGGCAATGGGTGACGCAGTAGTCGCGGCGCTCGCGAAGTTGTAA